From Pagrus major chromosome 18, Pma_NU_1.0, a single genomic window includes:
- the LOC141013806 gene encoding uncharacterized protein isoform X1, which yields MSADVPPGSLNLESQLLSIMDVLVKAAVTEISQLFSESSSSLRLHLTQSLKENETLRMRMKVMRSELFSLRLQTRTSRPASRFSPVRGNIPKPRARAQVVIKPPEAQKTVAEAASISLQSKNKTSSSAAPVKQPDVETPDVILIKDEDDVGGCGPVGGHDDFGNQCTQGGVDTGTQSLESSCLTGNHEELRIVSVHGRGEGPLQEASDSLFTASELQAFSSLSPDHNVTHDSLLTFTTGANDGAPMRGMQDDGVGLARSSQLERNHSTALTPALSTPVVAADGHVGHPSHVSQFPQQQNVFPHNINKSLDCSFCGKCFLSREDLIVHRATHTGEMPLPCSFCGKSFVNKTTLTIHMRIHTGEKPYACMQCGKRFTQNGSLKIHLRTHSGEKPYTCNQCTASFNNPSNLRRHMITHTNGVL from the exons ATGTCCGCAGACGTGCCGCCGGGCAGCCTCAACCTGGAGTCCCAGCTCCTGTCCATCATGGACGTGCTGGTGAAAGCGGCGGTGACTGAAATCAGCCAGCTGTTCTCGGAGAGCTCGTCGTCTCTCCGCCTGCATCTCACGCAGAGCCTGAAGGAAAACGAAACcctgaggatgaggatgaaggtGATGAGGAGCGAGCTCTTCTCCCTCCGGCTGCAGACGAGGACCAGCCGGCCGGCCAGCCGCTTCTCGCCCGTCAGAGGAAACATCCCCAAACCGCGGGCTAGAGCACAAG TTGTCATTAAGCCACCAGAGGCTCAAAAGACTGTTGCAGAAGCTGCTTCTATTTCTCTACAATCAAAGAACAAGACTTCCTCTTCTGCCGCTCCGGTGAAG CAGCCAGATGTGGAGACTCCAGATGTCATCCTGATCAAAGATGAAGACGATGTTGGAGGATGTGGCCCAGTTGGAG GTCATGATGACTTTGGAAACCAGTGTACACAGGGTGGTGTTGACACAGGGACTCAGAGTTTAGAGTCCTCCTGCCTGACAGGTAATCATGAGGAGCTGAGAATCGTGAGTGTTCATGGACGAGGGGAAGGGCCTCTGCAGGAGGCGAGCGACAGCCTTTTCACCGCCTCTGAACTCCAGGCTTTCAGCTCTCTGTCTCCTGACCACAACGTCACCCATGACAGCCTCCTGACTTTTACCACTGGTGCCAATGACGGAGCCCCGATGAGAGGGATGCAGGATGACGGTGTTGGATTGGCAAGAAGCAGCCAACTGGAGAGAAATCACTCGACAGCACTGACTCCTGCATTAAGTACACCAGTAGTAGCAGCTGATGGTCATGTGGGTCATCCCAGTCATGTCAGCCAGTTCCCCCAGCAGCAGAACGTCTTCCCTCACAACATCAACAAATCCCTGGACTGCAGCTTCTGTGGCAAGTGCTTCCTCAGCCGCGAAGACCTGATCGTACACCGGGCGACTCACACCGGGGAGATGCCGCTTCCCTGTTCCTTTTGTGGCAAGTCGTTCGTCAACAAGACCACACTGACGATACACATGCGCATTCACACCGGGGAGAAGCCGTACGCTTGTATGCAGTGCGGGAAACGCTTCACGCAGAACGGCAGCCTGAAGATCCACCTGAGGACTCACTCAGGAGAGAAGCCGTACACCTGCAATCAGTGCACGGCCAGCTTCAACAACCCCAGCAACCTGCGCAGgcacatgatcacacacaccAACGGAGTGCTCTGA
- the smtnl1 gene encoding smoothelin-like 1 gives MDGESPNQETPASTETTSQTDTNNNNNQTAEPALEESKDPVREPTAGEPAEGQGVKGEEDSVPEQGGDEEASAGDTDKPQSAVSKHVEGDAEEAGQDKASTDGEVKDPEMSGDKDGEGEREEDKKSKEVEEVKSCETKRDGEEMKDKNKEKDESKTEEKAKEETEKEKNKNAAKGSEKKKQVKDEGAEMKDKGKIKEVEKQGKPKRKSGPPSSALSRPRPSARSIRAAAKNDIIAKFQQGAPETPLPRNFKIQRSTTASATGASIKQKILQWCHNKTRKYEGVNIENFSSSWCDGMAFCALIHRFFPDAFDYSSLDPKKREKNFTLAFQTAESLADCYPLLEVGDMLMMGNNPDPMCVFTYVQSLCHSLSKIEKERKDKEKEEKEKAGNEGEEKEKGEDEAGEVSAEKEEGESAENGTMESREEKQEDVTETEGTAEEENTPGSCEMEAGGGALVEAES, from the exons ATGGACGGAGAATCACCCAACCAGGAGACACCTGCGTCCACAGAGACAACCAGTCAGACcgacaccaacaacaacaacaaccag ACAGCTGAGCCAGCGCTGGAGGAGAGTAAAGACCCAGTGAGAGAGCCTACAGCAGGAGAGCCAGCAGAAGGTCAGGGGGTAAAGGGGGAGGAGGATTCAGTACCAGAAcagggaggagatgaggaggccAGCGCCGGAGACACAGACAAGCCCCAGAGTGCTGTGTCAAAGCATGTTGAAGGTGACGCTGAAGAGGCTGGACAAGATAAAGCCTCCACTGATGGTGAAGTGAAGGATCCTGAAATGAGTGGAGATAAAgatggggagggagagagggaggaggacaagaAAAGCAAGGAGGTGGAAGAGGTCAAAAGCTGTGAGActaagagagatggagaggagatgaaggacaaaaacaaagagaaagacgagagtaaaacagaggaaaaggcgaaagaagaaacagagaaagaaaagaataaaaatgctgcaaaagggtcagagaagaaaaaacaagtcaaGGACGAAGGTGCAGAGATGAAAGACAAAGGAAAGATTAAGGAGGTAGAAAAGCAAGGGAAGCCCAAAAGAAAGAGTGgtcctccttcctctgctctctctcgaCCGAGGCCCTCGGCCCGCTCTATTAGAGCAGCAGCTAAAAACGACATCATTGCCAAGTTCCAACAAGGTGCACCAGA GACACCACTGCCCCGCAACTTCAAGATTCAGAGGTCAACAACGGCTTCAGCTACGGGAGCTTCCATCAAACAGAAGATCCTTCAGTGGTGTCACAACAAGACTCGCAAATATGAG GGTGTCAACATAGAGAACTTCTCGTCGTCTTGGTGTGATGGGATGGCGTTCTGTGCTCTGATCCATCGATTCTTTCCCGATGCTTTCGACTACAGCTCCCTGGATccaaaaaagagggagaaaaactTCACTCTGGCCTTCCAAACAGCAGA GTCCCTGGCCGACTGCTACCCTCTGCTGGAAGTGGGTGACATGCTCATGATGGGAAACAACCCCGACcccatgtgtgtgttcacatacGTCCAGTCCCTCTGCCACAGCCTCTCCaaaatagagaaagagaggaaggacaaagaaaaggaggagaaagaaaaggctggaaatgagggagaagagaaagaaaaaggagaagatgaaGCTGGGGAGGTGTcagcagagaaggaggagggagagtctGCTGAGAACGGGACGATGGAGAGCcgggaggagaaacaggaggatGTGACGGAGACAGAGGGAACcgctgaagaagaaaatacaccAGGCAGCTGTGAGATGGAGGCGGGTGGAGGAGCGTTAGTCGAGGCAGAGTCCTAA
- the LOC141013806 gene encoding uncharacterized protein isoform X2, with the protein MSADVPPGSLNLESQLLSIMDVLVKAAVTEISQLFSESSSSLRLHLTQSLKENETLRMRMKVMRSELFSLRLQTRTSRPASRFSPVRGNIPKPRARAQVVIKPPEAQKTVAEAASISLQSKNKTSSSAAPVKPDVETPDVILIKDEDDVGGCGPVGGHDDFGNQCTQGGVDTGTQSLESSCLTGNHEELRIVSVHGRGEGPLQEASDSLFTASELQAFSSLSPDHNVTHDSLLTFTTGANDGAPMRGMQDDGVGLARSSQLERNHSTALTPALSTPVVAADGHVGHPSHVSQFPQQQNVFPHNINKSLDCSFCGKCFLSREDLIVHRATHTGEMPLPCSFCGKSFVNKTTLTIHMRIHTGEKPYACMQCGKRFTQNGSLKIHLRTHSGEKPYTCNQCTASFNNPSNLRRHMITHTNGVL; encoded by the exons ATGTCCGCAGACGTGCCGCCGGGCAGCCTCAACCTGGAGTCCCAGCTCCTGTCCATCATGGACGTGCTGGTGAAAGCGGCGGTGACTGAAATCAGCCAGCTGTTCTCGGAGAGCTCGTCGTCTCTCCGCCTGCATCTCACGCAGAGCCTGAAGGAAAACGAAACcctgaggatgaggatgaaggtGATGAGGAGCGAGCTCTTCTCCCTCCGGCTGCAGACGAGGACCAGCCGGCCGGCCAGCCGCTTCTCGCCCGTCAGAGGAAACATCCCCAAACCGCGGGCTAGAGCACAAG TTGTCATTAAGCCACCAGAGGCTCAAAAGACTGTTGCAGAAGCTGCTTCTATTTCTCTACAATCAAAGAACAAGACTTCCTCTTCTGCCGCTCCGGTGAAG CCAGATGTGGAGACTCCAGATGTCATCCTGATCAAAGATGAAGACGATGTTGGAGGATGTGGCCCAGTTGGAG GTCATGATGACTTTGGAAACCAGTGTACACAGGGTGGTGTTGACACAGGGACTCAGAGTTTAGAGTCCTCCTGCCTGACAGGTAATCATGAGGAGCTGAGAATCGTGAGTGTTCATGGACGAGGGGAAGGGCCTCTGCAGGAGGCGAGCGACAGCCTTTTCACCGCCTCTGAACTCCAGGCTTTCAGCTCTCTGTCTCCTGACCACAACGTCACCCATGACAGCCTCCTGACTTTTACCACTGGTGCCAATGACGGAGCCCCGATGAGAGGGATGCAGGATGACGGTGTTGGATTGGCAAGAAGCAGCCAACTGGAGAGAAATCACTCGACAGCACTGACTCCTGCATTAAGTACACCAGTAGTAGCAGCTGATGGTCATGTGGGTCATCCCAGTCATGTCAGCCAGTTCCCCCAGCAGCAGAACGTCTTCCCTCACAACATCAACAAATCCCTGGACTGCAGCTTCTGTGGCAAGTGCTTCCTCAGCCGCGAAGACCTGATCGTACACCGGGCGACTCACACCGGGGAGATGCCGCTTCCCTGTTCCTTTTGTGGCAAGTCGTTCGTCAACAAGACCACACTGACGATACACATGCGCATTCACACCGGGGAGAAGCCGTACGCTTGTATGCAGTGCGGGAAACGCTTCACGCAGAACGGCAGCCTGAAGATCCACCTGAGGACTCACTCAGGAGAGAAGCCGTACACCTGCAATCAGTGCACGGCCAGCTTCAACAACCCCAGCAACCTGCGCAGgcacatgatcacacacaccAACGGAGTGCTCTGA